Within the Piliocolobus tephrosceles isolate RC106 unplaced genomic scaffold, ASM277652v3 unscaffolded_15770, whole genome shotgun sequence genome, the region GGGATGAACCGCTGGCGCCCGGGAGGTTCATGCCTGCCTCACAGATGCAAGGGGTTCTGGAAGGAGCCTCCTGGCCAGTGGACTGGGCCAGGTCTGACTCAGGCCTCCCAGCGCCTCTCCAGGGGGAGAGGAACAGCCCTGCCCGGTGTCCATAGGACCAGGGCAGAGGCCTGGCTCTGAGGGCCGAGGGGCCAGAGCCAGGGCGCTAGGTGCCCAGGCGAGGCGACGAGAGGCTTGTCCCCGCCGTGCCTCCCAACAGAAACACTGGCTCGGCTCCCTCCTGCCGGAGGTCGGTCACCAGTTAGTGGCCTCAGCCTCGGAGAACTCCCGGCTCCGggcccattttactgatgagactCGCCGGCTTGCTTCTGTGCTCTGCTGGAAGTCAGCGAGCCAGGGGCCCGCCCCGGCGCGCCGCCAGCGCTCCGAAGCCACCGCCCCAGGGCTTCCAGGGCCGGAGCGTGGCGCGAGGCAGCTAGGGGACCACGCCCGCGCGCATGCTCCGAGGCCCCCGGCTCGCACCTCCGCGATGCGCTGCTTCATCTGCTCCATCTGCTCGCGCTGCTTCTCCCGCTTCTTCATCAGGTGCATGGCGCGGCCGGCCTCGCTCGCGGCGCCCTTGTATTGAGCCATGgtagcagcggcggcggcggcggcggcggcgacggcggcggcggccccgccGGGtcgcggcggcagcagcagcagcggcggtGGCAGCAGAACAGTCAGCTGACGCCCGCGCCGTGACGTCAGCTACCAGGAGACGCACGGATGCCCCGCCCCTCCGCGCGCCAGCTGGCCCGGAGCGGAACCgccgcccgccccgccccgccccgccggaGACCGCCCCTTACCCTGCATGGACTCCCGTCCCAGCCCCCACCGCCGGCTCCTGTGGACCCCGAAGGCTGAATCCCCCAGCCCCTCGCGCTGCCTCGATGTTAACCTGAGCCAAGGCTGGGCCCCGGTCCCTCTAATTCTTCCTGTTGACCCCAAGGCTGGTCCCCTTGCTGCCTCCCTGCCTGAGGCCAGGCCCTGGTCCCCCGCATTAAGCTGAAAACTGGCACCCCTGTTCCCCTGCTTCACCCCATCCAAGGCTGGCCCGGGTCCCCTCTGGCCTCTCAAGCCAGAGGCCAAGACCCCTGCTCCCTCTGCTTTCTCCACGTTGACACCCGCCCCCCACCTGCATTGAGCACTGAGGGCTGCAGTCCTGATGCCAGCATTAACTCACTGGGTAGCCTTAAGCTTTAAGGCAGTTTGGCCCCAGCGTGCTCTGGGTGAGGAATTCCCTGACGAATGCCACGTTTTACATTCCAGAGTGAAGCTAAGCCAGAGCCCCAACCCAGGCAGCCAAAGCCCTGCCAGGTACCCAGCTTTTGGGAGATAACCGTAAAGATCCAGAGGTTCAGGTTTCAACCGTTTTATTGGgaggttttgttttctgtgaaatACACTAGAGGGTGGGGAAGGGGACACATTCACTTTGCAAGATAAGGGTTTCCCACCACTAAAGGAAAGGTACGGGCAGGGCACACTGGGGTTTGGGTCCATTTTCCCACCTCCTTCTGCTTtgctcacatttctttttctctcagcaAGTACCACAGAACACAAACACaaagacaagaaacaaaacagcaaatCAACCTCCAAAGGGGCCACGCCCAAGCCTTCCCCGCTGCCCCAGGCTGGGCAAgggctgggaggggctggggcagctCACTCTACAGCCCCCAGGCCACACGGGAAGGCTGCAGGCTCAGAAAGGGTGGGTCGAAGttaataaattagaataaattaGGGGGGAGGAATGCAACTTTGTGCTGGGAGGGCCCCTTCTCTCCAACACGCAAGAgttggtggggggaggtgggggcaTCTCCAAAGGCCACTACAGTGGGGGTAAGAGCGGTGGGGGCAGAAGTCACCTTTTCCTCCCTGTCTTCCCGAACAGAGCAGAAGAATTAGGGGTGGGGGGAAGAGACACACACAAGGAGAGGAACCCTCTTTTCCTAGGATAAGGAAGGGCCAAGAAAGAGGATGCTATCCAACCCCCCATCTCCCAAACCATCGCTAGGGTTAAGGATTTGGTCAGTGGATCAATGAGGTGGGTGATGGGAACGTGGTGGGGGAAGCAGAGGATGCTGGAGCCCTCTAGGAGAACAGACACAGGCTGGggcagcaggggctgggggcGGCCACAATCACTGCTCAGCTTCTCCAAAGACGTCGTTCTGTTTACGCTTCATGTTCTCAAAGTCAAAGGCCATGCCAGCCATGCGTTTGTAGATGTCTTTGATGTCGTTGCAGGTTGTCTCAAAGTGTGTGGTGGCATCATAGGAGCAGGAACAGAATACCTGGAAATAGCCAAAGCCCAGCGCCCAGGGTGAGTCAGGCAGGTGCCCTGGGGGGGCAGCCAGGAGCCAGGGCTGGGACAAGCTGCTTACCTGGCTCTCACAACCATCATCAATGGGCTCATACAAGTCACTGATAGCCACAAACCTGAGGGGCAGACAGAGGGGAGGGGACAGGCCTCACAACGGGCCATGCCCTTCCTGGTCCCTAAGCCCAGCTGCTgggctccctccctctccccctcggGCTCAGCCCAGCCCCTCACTTCTGGTCAATGGGCTCCAACAGCTCCAGAGCCGGCTCCACCTCCTTTTCAGGGTCCGTGGTCTCCACAGTAGTGCTGGCGATGGCGATGTACTTGCCCTGGGCCGCCACGTTGTGTGCATAGGAGATCATGCACACGTAGATGTCTGGCCACAGGAAGAGCTCCGTCAACTCGGGCCAGAGGCGCTGGCCATACGCAGAGATGGTTTCCAGTGGCTGGGCACAAGTCTGGCCCAcctgtcccctccccagccccgcaGAGCAGGTAGCATCCAAGCCGCCACCCTCCCAGAGGGGAAGAGTCCAGGCCACCCAAACCCTAGGGGTCCAAGTTGTGGTGACTACAATGTGGGTCAAATTTTTTCCAGAGAGGTAAGGCAAGGAGCTCCGACACTGATGGGGAGAGAAAGGGTAACCCCAAAGAGAACACCCTAGAGGAAGTTGCACCGGCACCCGGCCTACCTGACTTCCTGTTGACCTGGTTCTGGGGGATGATTATTTGGCAGGAGTTGGCGTCGTTGGTGTTCTTGATGGGGTGGCTAAGGATACAGATGATGCGGATAACTTGGCCAG harbors:
- the LOC111532473 gene encoding rab GDP dissociation inhibitor alpha-like — protein: MISYAHNVAAQGKYIAIASTTVETTDPEKEVEPALELLEPIDQKFVAISDLYEPIDDGCESQVFCSCSYDATTHFETTCNDIKDIYKRMAGMAFDFENMKRKQNDVFGEAEQ